GGGAGAGTGCGCTAGGCCTCACGGTGAGACATCCATAATAatattgttcaaattcgactttGCCTAGAATCGTACCTAACACCTCttatttacaagtgaaaatgaataccattataccataatactaagtgacgattaaattattattttaatattaattaacgtgcttattttttattagtaacATATTATGTAGcttgcaaatttaatttaccGAATTACTCCAAAAATAATAgtagcataaaaaaaaaaaaacaaaagagtaaTGCAAAGGAAAAGGTTACCTAGTTCAGAAGCTGCGAATCTGACATAGAGATGTTGTCCACCTTCTGCATATTGCCTAAGGTCCATGAGCTCCCCACTCCAAATCACACAACCAGTCCCTCCGTTCTCAATCCTCGCATTCCCGTAAGCCGTACAAGAACAATTTTCCGAACACTTTTTCCTACACGCCTCAAGATTAATGCCCATGTCCACAAACGCGCCGCCGCTCTCCGGCAGTTTCATGTTCCCCAAACCCAAAAACTTATCCTTCGAACACTCCAACTCCGTCTTCCTCACGCAACCATCGGACCCGTCTCTCAGATTCCACGCCTGCAAATTCTTGGGCTGAAACCCCTTCAAACACTTGCACACCGGCGAAGCGTTTGAGTCACAGACGCCGTAGGGGCCGCACTCTCTGTAACTGTCGCACTGGTCTTTCGGGGCGTACCAGAATTGGTTCCAAATCTTTCTGGATTCAATCCATGTATACCGTTGGAGATACCCATCTTGGCTCACGATCAGTCGTGAATACAACGGTTTCGAATCGTTCTTTATTGAAAAAGTGTAGTACACCTCCTGTGAATTGGAAACGAAACTGAACTGAAGACCATTTGAAACTGTCATCTCAGGCACACCGCTAAACCTCTCCCCATTCCAGGGTCCGCTGCGATACACTACGACCTGTTTGTTTCTCAGGAAAATCTCCGGGAAACCGCGGTAATCCAGCTTGAAAGAATAGTCACCTACAGACGGGTCTTCTGTGCTTTTCCATGAAGTTATGTACCTGTCCAAATTTGAGCTCAAGTTCCATCCCAGCTTCATATCCGGCAGCAGAGTGTTTGTTGGGTAGTCAAAGCTCTGCCAAAGGAACTCGTCTTTCGGGTTGTTTCGGTTTGAATCTTCTTCTCTGAGGACTAGATTTCCCGAATCTAAAAGCTGTACAATTGGGTTCACAGCTTGAGTTTCATTGGAAGACCATGTGACGTTTCCACTTCCTTCATCAACAAGAACAAGATTTCCACGGTCGCCAAATTTGATTGTTGCTGATGACGAATTCGAAAGAGGGCTGTCTCTGTTTGCTACCCAAACAACTGTTTGAGGTTGGATATTCTTGTACCATATTCCCAAGTACCAACCGGAAGACCCCGGCTGGAACAACCCCAACTCAAATACGTTGCCGGAGGAGACGAGGGTTTGGCTGTTTCGGAGGGATTGAACTGAAGACAAGGAGTCGCTGGAGGTGGCGATTGGGAGGAAAGGGAGTAGAACGAGGCAGAGAAGGGTGGAGAAATATTGGTCGAGTTTTGTTGGagctctcatttttttttctttttctatgagGATGATTTTCTTGTTGAAAGCATATGAAGCATTGGGTTTGTAGGTGGGTGATGTTTTAGCCATTGATAGGTGAAGGAGAAATTAAAAGgccttttattttacttttggcAAGACTGTACAGTGCACGTTCTATTGGCTTTCTTGACTAGGGAGGCCGTCGGCGATCTTTGGATTCTTTAGTATAATTTGATTAACTTTCCCAAATTTGCATGCTTTGATTGCCTTAATCAAATCTTCCCCAATTTTACCTACGTTTAGCTTGATTATTTACCTGTAAGGGAATTTACTGTAGAGAAAATTTGATACGggtgttgtagcctattttatctgacaaacaGAATAGGACTGGTGGCAAGGGTAGAGAAATTGAGAAATATGTGTTtatagaattgtaggggaatatgTATGTTATCCCTCCTatattgtacctttatttatagtagtaaaaagagagaagatattcctccgtccccaagtaatacaagttgtaataggaaatgataactagaatccaatctaatctaggatttacacaatcacacttaaactaggaaagtttacaacactcccccttgagtgtgtaaatactcaaggtagattcagcatcatgcaaaagttgaggaatttgaCTCGTCGGTACTTGATTCTAAGGAACAACGCATGTAACACCCCACCccgaaaatatttattttcggcAATAATTATCGGTGATAGGCTCAAAAATTTAAACTTTCGTTTATTTAGCTACCAATCTTCACGACACtttaattaagttccttaattcCACACGTTCTGTAACATTAATTCTCTTAACAAAGCataatataatttatttatcaATTTACTATCTTTACTGCACTTAAATAAATTTACGATCTAAGAATAATTctcaactaaaataaaattctcgattatttaagactgcatctaacactgttagactgcctacgtacccttgagcGGGATCAAGCCTCTCGTAGTTCACATACAATtcccaattcattaactttaaCATCTTAGTGACTAACAATCACAAATTCAGTCCAAACATTTTCATCACACCATGTGAACATAAATTATGGATTCAAAACATCAAAACTAGCATGAAAAATGGCAGAGTCAGCCCACTGGCCAGGCGCCGCCACAcgcgccgccgcgggtggcggtcggtcgccctgactcgccggaaaaatcaacttttttccaaaaatttccaaattttacaGTTAAGTAGATCttaatgagtagaacaactttcatacctgtggctAAAGCCAATTTGGCTGGGAAACACCTCAAATTGCCCACGAACCGTCGGAACCCTTAtttttgggtgttcttgattcggCTCCAAATAAACTCTGACGCCCTAACCAAAtcatgggctttgttcctgggtttaGGGAGAGTGTTTTGGTGGTGGAAATGGGAGGAGTTAGTTTCAGATTGTGGCGAATTGAAGCCCAACCCGTGCACCCCTCTGTACGGTTTTCACCAAAATCCACCCAATTTTCCTACATTTTCGAATGAAAATGGAAGTGAGATCGATTATTCTCGAGGTAAGGATTATTTTGACACCAACCTTGTCATCAACGGTGACCGGAGTTGGGAGATTACGCCGGGCCAGGTCACGGGTTGGGGAAAACCCGATTTCCCCAtctttctccctttctctcctttccctcccGATCTTCTCCCTCATTGGCCCCCCCTTCCCTCCTTATTCCTCCTCGACTTTTAATCTCGGACGTCCATGTGGCTGATCAGATTTCTCCAgaaatctggagccttccaaATTAATGACAAATTTACCATTTTGTCCCCAACTTTAAACATTAATAActctttcgttataactccgtttcacgaacggtttgcgCCCACGTGTTCGTGAGGTCAAGCTCTATTttcaaatataaattgtgacctaaAAAAGTTgacggattttaaataattaatttccaacttcaaacttcgtaactagtttaatttaaaactagattcaaataaattaatataatttgtcaatgaataacataaaatctCGATAACACTTTATGTAACTTATAATAATTTTcggaaacaaaactttaaaatttcccAATTCTATTTCCATaatcataaatcgatttattttctattttccccacatattcataattatgaataactatttcatatatttaaattttttagggTATTACAACGcatattctcaataaggtatgaacttgcataagtagtaagtctcgcTAAAAAACCTTAAGGCTAcggcaaaaacccaagtagggacaaaatctttagtctaaggaaaaatgcgtgagaaatgcaaagttaaaagaaacgtctacgggatgtcatcagggatatgaccaaccCTACAGgatgtcatcagggatatgaccagcccaaggtgggtgccttgttgaaacctagttaggtagcaaaaatacagtgggaaaaatgcttctAATCGTAGGagaaaatagtacattaagatcaaacaAGTATTCTCTAGGTTACTCTCCttgagtttgacacaattccaaagagaaatagcaatgttacaactcagaaagtttacacaTACCAATACCATGAACAAGCTTTTGAAACGTCTTCTTCggcagtgatttggtgaagacgTCGGCCTaattgtcttgtgaacggatttgcgtgacttcaatcttctaatgttcttgttgttgatgtgaaaagaagaacttcagcgcaatgtgcttggtgttgcctcCTTTGATGTAatccttcttgagctgttcgatgcatgtTGCATTGTCTTAAAAAATCGTCATCGGGACATCAACGACAGGATGAAGATCATATGAACTgtgaatatggcccactactactctcaaccaaaagcattctcaagttgcttcatgtaaggcgagaatttcagcatggttagacgaagtggtaACTAAGGTCTATTTAGTTGATCTCCAAGAGATTGTGGTGCctttaatggtaaagacataacccatttGAGAACGTGCCTTGTGCAAATTAGATAAGTATCATGCAtcagcataaccaacaaggcgagaatcgactCGAGAAACAAGGGGTGTGGCATCATTTGAGGATCcatagggatagaacaagcctaaattcgtagtacccttaaggtaacggaaaatgtctttcacgccagtccagtGTCTACGTGtaggtgcattactgtatcttgccaaaagattaatagcgaaggagatgttaggtctagtgcattgagctaagtacaataaaaccCTTTGGTTGTGAGGATCCTCAAAACCCTTTGGTTGTTCCACATAGACTTCTTCATTAAGATACCCATTAAGGAATGCTTTAATATCCATTTGAAATAGCTTGAATTTTAAATGGCATGTAATAACACAAAGAATTCTAATAGATTCAAGATGAGCAACAGGAGCGAAGGTTTCATTAAAATCAACACATTCAAGCTGAGAGTATCCTTGAGCAACACGCCTGACCTTATTTCTAATCACATTTCCTGACTCATCAAACTTGTCCTTGTAAATCCATTTGCTGCCAATAACATTAGTATTCGAATGATGATTAACAAGGGACCAGACTTCATTCCTTTCAAACTGATTTAGCTCTTCCTGCATGGCTAAAATCAATTCCTTATCAGTTAAGGCATCTTTAAAATTTCGATTTAGGACACATAGCACACATAATCAATTTCATCAGCAACTTGCCATCGAGTTCTACACATTTGTGAACAAGACCCACTATTTCATCATCTCGATCAGTATTAGATTCATTCTTTGAGATCTAGGTAGATCAATGGCCACAAACTGACCACCAGCAAAAGGGTGCCAGCCAGCCTATGTGGGTTGTCTTAATTTGTGTGCCTAAACCACTGGAAGTCAGCACGCAAAACTAactaaacaatcaaattagacataATGCAACAAATATAGACATGAAATGCACATGCATGAACAAACCTTTTGAGGTGAAAAGTGCCACATCTTGAACATTTACTCCAGCAGCAACAACTCATAATCAAAGTATAGCTTAAAACTATATTGAGCATGTGTGCGGTTCAATTACAATAtttgacaaggaaagccaaagCTAAAAGTCTTGACTTCAcagttctatagacatgtattggtttaatttaaacACGAAAGCTTCAGATTTCATGGTAAGTTTTGAAttgaaaactttgggtttcaaaTGCACTAAATTCGAAACTACATATTCGATTTAGTATAAACTTGTGGTTCATAAAAGAGGTACCTAcaagaacacataatacaatatatataactAACTGTAGTGAATTTGGGGTTTCCCTCAAGAACCCAAATGTGAGTTCATCAGGACTACGAAAAAGAGTTAACggtgcaaagaaaaaaaaattattgaatcgttaatgcaAAAAAGTGGACTTCAGGgcaataattttaaatttcttttagaTTAATGTACTGATGGTAACTTTAATTACTTCAATAGATAATAACCATTCAAGTTTGATTGTTGAAGTAAAATAATGACATTCGAGTCATATTAGTTTCAATTGGCTTCGGGCCAAGCGATTAAGATAATATAGCCTAGTATGGGCTTAACCAAAAAGACAAATCCGAAAGTGCATATTTATTTCCCCAAATACTAACTCACCGACAGTTTCACGTGCAAGACACGTGTGGGTTTCAAGTAATTCCGAGTAACGATTTACCACTTGTTATCCAACTTTAAACAGACGTAGTTTCTTTCTTAAAAGTCTGAAATGGGTCTAGTTTGCGCTCAAGTGAAGCGGGTAAATGGTATGGTTGttatatttacaaattttattctatacatatatttgtatatacattttttttaatgagacaatggttgtattattttattaaccAATCAAGATTTCAAATAATACTGTTAGTGTAAATAGATCGATGTGTTTGACAATCATCACTACATTCTCCAtctatttatttgatttgaGTTAGGTACTCTTGTCATTACCGATTTAGATGGTTTTACAAGGTTGTGTTTGTAAGGATATTTTCTTATGTAGCAATATACTTGGCTAACTTACACAACCCTTTGCCATAATAAATTGGTTTCGAACATACCATCcataaaatttaactttaagACCCCCAATtttaagtgaagatgaatattaTGAGACTGTATTACTTTTTTACTACAACCAATATTATTAATCGAAGCCACGTTAAAAAGAGGGAATAGGGTTTGAAGGCTTGAAACTATAACACAACATATTGAAGAGAAAGCCTTATCCACCGACTAGATCAATCTATCATTTGCTCGATACTATCCACTACTCCTGGGTAAATCGAAAGATTGTTATATGTACAAATGTTATTCAATATATATTTgtaaacacatttttttatacGGGACGATGTTGGTATTATTTGAATCATCAAGCAAGATTTCAATCCTCAAGCACTCTAGATTAAATTTGGAGTAGCCTTAAACTAACAAAATCAACATAATAATACCAGGCCAAATTGACCAATTTTTGAGCCACCGCATTAGCATATACGACGAGCACAAGATGTTGTGAAACTTCGTACCCA
This window of the Malus domestica chromosome 03, GDT2T_hap1 genome carries:
- the LOC103427803 gene encoding receptor-like serine/threonine-protein kinase SD1-8 isoform X1 — protein: MAKTSPTYKPNASYAFNKKIILIEKEKKMRAPTKLDQYFSTLLCLVLLPFLPIATSSDSLSSVQSLRNSQTLVSSGNVFELGLFQPGSSGWYLGIWYKNIQPQTVVWVANRDSPLSNSSSATIKFGDRGNLVLVDEGSGNVTWSSNETQAVNPIVQLLDSGNLVLREEDSNRNNPKDEFLWQSFDYPTNTLLPDMKLGWNLSSNLDRYITSWKSTEDPSVGDYSFKLDYRGFPEIFLRNKQVVVYRSGPWNGERFSGVPEMTVSNGLQFSFVSNSQEVYYTFSIKNDSKPLYSRLIVSQDGYLQRYTWIESRKIWNQFWYAPKDQCDSYRECGPYGVCDSNASPVCKCLKGFQPKNLQAWNLRDGSDGCVRKTELECSKDKFLGLGNMKLPESGGAFVDMGINLEACRKKCSENCSCTAYGNARIENGGTGCVIWSGELMDLRQYAEGGQHLYVRFAASELDGNGKMKRVLIIVGITVGTGILLAALVICFVWKRKSGITRKGRIEQKGSFERSQDFLLNEVVISSKREHYSGERSNDELELPLLDFNTVAVATDNFSDENQLGQGGFGCVYKGTVEGQLVAVKRLSKNSGQGTEEFKNEVKLIARLQHRNLVRLLGCCVDMDEKMLIYEYMENKSLDSVLFSNAKRSMLDWPKRFDIICGIARGLLYLHQDSRFRIIHRDLKASNILLDGELTPKISDFGMARIFGNDQTEANTRRVVGTYGYMSPEYAMDGLFSVKSDVFSFGVLVLEIISGKKNRGFYYANNELNLLGHAWKLWTEGKGSEIIDPSVGDSYSPSVVLRCIQVGLLCVQERAEDRPTMASVVLMLSSETATMPQPKNPGFCLERNKNPVETDSSSGKQDQSCTVNQVTVTMVDGR